In Kaistella faecalis, a genomic segment contains:
- a CDS encoding 3-oxoacyl-ACP synthase III family protein, whose protein sequence is MIKSTIKGIGHYVPENVVTNDDLSKLMTTSDEWITERTGIKERHHRKNRNDADETTAFLAFKASEKALKMAGLTAKDIDYIVFATLSPDYYFPGCGVLLQEMLGCDTIGALDVRNQCSGFVYAMSVANAFIKSKTYKNILVVGAEVHSFGLDFSDAGRGVSVIFGDGAGAVLLSATEEDSAGDILSTNMHSEGKYADELCTKFPGSKYGWSDRMRLEPENVTDAEIYPVMNGNFVFKHAVTRFPETMKEALESAGKSIDDLDMFIPHQANLRIAQFVQQKMGIPEDKVFNNIQKYGNTTAASIPIALSEAIEQGKIKRGDLVLLSAFGSGFTWGSVLFNY, encoded by the coding sequence ATGATAAAAAGTACAATTAAAGGTATAGGGCATTATGTTCCGGAAAATGTGGTAACCAACGATGATCTTTCGAAACTGATGACCACCAGTGACGAATGGATTACCGAGAGAACAGGCATAAAAGAACGCCATCACCGCAAAAACAGAAATGATGCCGATGAAACCACCGCGTTTTTAGCATTTAAAGCTTCCGAAAAAGCGCTGAAAATGGCTGGTTTAACAGCAAAAGATATCGACTATATTGTTTTTGCAACGCTTTCACCGGATTATTATTTCCCTGGATGTGGCGTACTGCTGCAGGAAATGTTGGGCTGCGATACTATTGGTGCTTTAGATGTAAGAAACCAGTGTTCAGGGTTTGTATATGCCATGAGTGTTGCAAATGCCTTTATCAAATCAAAAACCTATAAAAATATTCTTGTTGTTGGTGCAGAAGTTCATTCATTCGGACTCGATTTTTCTGATGCCGGAAGAGGTGTTTCCGTAATTTTCGGTGATGGTGCTGGCGCAGTGCTTCTATCTGCAACCGAAGAAGACAGTGCCGGTGACATTTTAAGTACAAATATGCATTCCGAAGGTAAATATGCAGATGAGCTTTGTACGAAATTTCCGGGATCCAAATACGGCTGGAGCGACAGGATGCGTTTGGAACCCGAAAATGTTACCGATGCTGAAATTTACCCGGTAATGAACGGAAACTTCGTATTTAAACACGCCGTTACCAGATTCCCGGAAACCATGAAGGAAGCACTTGAATCTGCCGGAAAAAGCATCGATGATTTAGATATGTTTATTCCGCACCAGGCCAATCTTAGGATTGCTCAGTTTGTGCAGCAGAAAATGGGTATTCCGGAAGATAAAGTTTTCAATAATATTCAGAAATATGGCAATACTACTGCAGCATCTATCCCCATCGCGCTTAGCGAGGCGATAGAGCAGGGAAAAATCAAAAGGGGAGACCTTGTACTGCTTTCCGCTTTCGGAAGCGGTTTTACCTGGGGTTCAGTACTCTTTAACTATTAA
- a CDS encoding inorganic pyrophosphatase: protein MIPNFKAHPWHGISAGGDVPNVVNVFVEIVPSDTIKYEIDKQSGYLKVDRPQQFSNIIPALYGFIPRTYCHDEVLKLAIESGAEDVQTGDLDPLDICVLSSHNIHAGGMLMEAIPIGGFKMIDKGEADDKIVAVMKGDHAFGHFRDIEELPQAEIKRLMHYFLTYKNLPDEPAKCRIQEVYGADHAKKVIKASQKDYASKFGG, encoded by the coding sequence ATGATACCAAATTTTAAAGCGCATCCATGGCACGGGATTTCAGCAGGAGGAGATGTACCTAATGTTGTAAATGTTTTTGTAGAGATCGTTCCCAGTGATACTATTAAATATGAAATCGACAAGCAAAGCGGTTATCTGAAAGTTGACCGCCCGCAGCAGTTCTCCAATATCATTCCCGCACTTTACGGATTTATTCCGCGTACTTACTGTCATGATGAAGTACTAAAACTTGCAATAGAAAGTGGAGCAGAAGATGTTCAGACAGGTGACCTTGATCCGCTGGATATCTGCGTATTGAGCTCGCATAACATCCACGCAGGCGGTATGTTGATGGAAGCTATTCCAATTGGTGGTTTCAAGATGATTGATAAAGGTGAAGCTGATGATAAAATTGTAGCAGTAATGAAAGGCGATCACGCTTTCGGACACTTCCGCGATATCGAAGAGCTTCCACAGGCCGAGATCAAGAGATTGATGCACTATTTCCTTACCTATAAAAACCTTCCGGATGAACCTGCAAAATGTAGAATCCAGGAAGTTTATGGTGCTGACCATGCAAAAAAGGTAATTAAAGCTTCGCAAAAAGATTATGCAAGCAAATTTGGTGGTTAA
- a CDS encoding sodium-translocating pyrophosphatase — protein MNLFILVPIFGIIALIYTFIQSSWVSKQNAGNDRMKEISGHIADGAMAFLKAEYKIMMYFVVIVAVLLALMGASNANSHWSIGLAFIFGAILSALAGFIGMKIATKSNVRTAEAAKTSLSKALKVSFTGGSVMGMGVAGLAVLGLGALYLIIKQIFAPGSAANTHEMEKAIEILTGFSLGAESIALFARVGGGIYTKAADVGADLVGKVEAGIPEDDPRNPATIADNVGDNVGDVAGMGADLFGSYVATVLATMVLGNETISPDLFGGFAPILLPMLIAGTGIIFSMIGTLFVKISETAELDTAPVQNALNMGNWGSIVLTAISSYFLVNYLLPETMTLRGHEFTKMGVFGAIIVGLVVGTLMSIITEYYTAMGKRPVKSIVKQSSTGHATNIIGGLAVGMESTLLPILVLAGGIYGSYLCAGLYGVAIAAAGMMATTAMQLAIDAFGPIADNAGGIAEMSELPKEVREKTDILDAVGNTTAATGKGFAIASAALTALALFAAFVGIAGIDGIDIYRADVLAGLFVGAMIPFIFSSLAIKAVGEAAMAMVEEVRRQFREIPGILEGKATPEYEKCVAISTDASIRKMLLPGAIALVSPLLVGFIFGPEVLGGFLAGATVSGVLMGMFQNNAGGAWDNAKKSFEKGVDINGKTFYKGSEPHKASVTGDTVGDPFKDTSGPSMNILIKLMSIVSLVIAPTLAIMHKDKIENNRREKLESLNKMMGVTTVAAEAPGMDAGTSATAQTVQGGLNADGDYVYDTGNVQEVKLTDKSILMGQNSQLYALYNGIKLKDQALLDPNTWFTIENLHFQSGSSDLKPGSEAQLTNLAEIMNAYPTLRVKLGGYTDDTGNADSNMKLSNLRAQTAKLKLLEMGISGDRIEAEGYGPLFPICEANDTDECKAQNRRIDVRVLSF, from the coding sequence ATGAATTTATTTATTTTAGTACCCATCTTTGGTATTATTGCCTTAATCTACACTTTTATTCAGAGTTCCTGGGTGAGCAAACAGAACGCAGGTAACGACCGAATGAAGGAGATTAGTGGGCACATTGCCGATGGTGCCATGGCTTTCCTTAAAGCAGAATACAAAATTATGATGTATTTTGTGGTGATTGTTGCTGTATTGCTCGCTTTAATGGGTGCCAGCAACGCCAATTCACACTGGAGTATTGGTCTGGCCTTCATTTTCGGCGCAATTCTTTCTGCCCTGGCCGGATTCATCGGAATGAAAATCGCCACCAAATCCAACGTAAGAACGGCAGAAGCTGCCAAAACATCACTTTCAAAAGCTCTGAAGGTTTCCTTCACAGGAGGTTCCGTAATGGGAATGGGTGTTGCCGGATTAGCCGTATTGGGATTAGGCGCCTTATACCTAATTATTAAACAGATTTTCGCACCGGGTTCCGCAGCAAACACCCATGAAATGGAAAAAGCTATTGAAATCCTTACAGGTTTCTCTTTAGGAGCAGAATCTATAGCACTTTTTGCACGTGTCGGGGGTGGAATTTATACCAAAGCTGCCGATGTAGGTGCCGATTTGGTAGGTAAAGTGGAAGCGGGTATTCCCGAAGATGATCCAAGAAACCCTGCGACAATTGCAGATAACGTGGGTGATAATGTGGGTGACGTTGCAGGAATGGGAGCGGATTTATTCGGATCTTATGTAGCAACAGTTTTAGCAACAATGGTATTGGGTAACGAAACAATTTCCCCGGATCTTTTCGGCGGATTTGCTCCGATTCTTTTGCCAATGCTGATCGCCGGTACAGGAATCATCTTCTCGATGATAGGGACACTATTTGTTAAAATCAGCGAAACAGCTGAACTTGATACTGCTCCGGTACAGAATGCTTTAAACATGGGGAACTGGGGAAGTATTGTACTTACCGCAATCTCTTCTTACTTTCTGGTAAATTATTTATTGCCTGAAACCATGACTTTAAGAGGTCACGAGTTCACTAAGATGGGTGTTTTCGGAGCTATTATCGTTGGTCTTGTGGTGGGAACTCTGATGAGTATCATTACAGAATATTATACCGCCATGGGTAAAAGACCGGTTAAAAGTATTGTAAAGCAGTCCTCAACAGGTCACGCAACCAATATTATCGGCGGACTAGCCGTGGGTATGGAATCTACCCTTTTACCGATTTTAGTTCTGGCTGGTGGTATTTACGGATCTTATCTTTGTGCAGGATTATACGGTGTAGCAATTGCTGCAGCCGGAATGATGGCTACTACTGCCATGCAGTTAGCAATTGACGCTTTCGGACCGATTGCTGATAACGCAGGCGGAATCGCAGAGATGAGCGAATTACCGAAAGAAGTTCGTGAAAAGACAGATATTTTAGATGCAGTAGGTAATACTACAGCAGCCACAGGTAAAGGTTTTGCAATTGCTTCAGCAGCTTTAACAGCGCTTGCGTTATTTGCGGCGTTCGTAGGAATTGCAGGAATTGACGGAATTGATATTTACAGAGCCGATGTATTGGCAGGTTTATTTGTAGGAGCGATGATTCCATTCATATTCTCTTCATTAGCAATCAAAGCAGTGGGAGAAGCTGCAATGGCGATGGTAGAGGAAGTTCGCCGGCAGTTTCGCGAAATTCCGGGAATTCTGGAAGGTAAAGCAACTCCGGAATATGAAAAGTGTGTAGCGATTTCTACGGATGCCTCAATCAGAAAGATGTTGCTTCCCGGAGCAATTGCTTTGGTGTCTCCACTTTTAGTAGGATTTATTTTTGGACCTGAGGTATTAGGAGGATTTCTTGCAGGCGCTACGGTTTCAGGAGTGTTAATGGGAATGTTTCAGAACAATGCCGGAGGTGCGTGGGATAATGCTAAAAAATCTTTTGAAAAAGGTGTGGATATCAACGGGAAAACTTTCTACAAAGGTTCCGAGCCGCACAAAGCTTCTGTAACGGGAGATACAGTAGGCGATCCTTTCAAAGATACTTCCGGTCCTTCAATGAACATTCTGATTAAGTTAATGTCCATCGTTTCATTGGTGATTGCACCTACTTTGGCCATTATGCACAAAGATAAAATTGAAAATAACAGAAGAGAAAAACTGGAATCTCTCAATAAAATGATGGGAGTTACTACTGTTGCAGCTGAGGCTCCGGGTATGGATGCCGGGACTTCTGCTACAGCGCAGACGGTACAAGGCGGTTTAAATGCTGATGGTGATTATGTATATGACACCGGAAATGTTCAGGAAGTGAAACTAACCGATAAATCCATCTTAATGGGGCAGAACAGCCAGCTTTATGCGCTGTATAACGGAATTAAACTTAAAGATCAGGCACTTTTGGATCCGAACACCTGGTTCACCATTGAAAATCTACATTTCCAAAGCGGAAGCAGCGATTTAAAGCCAGGTTCAGAAGCTCAGTTGACAAACCTCGCGGAAATCATGAATGCTTATCCTACTTTAAGAGTAAAATTAGGAGGTTATACTGATGATACCGGAAATGCCGACAGCAATATGAAACTTTCGAATCTCCGCGCCCAAACGGCAAAACTGAAATTACTCGAAATGGGGATTTCGGGTGACAGAATCGAAGCAGAAGGTTACGGCCCGCTCTTCCCAATCTGTGAAGCCAATGATACCGATGAATGTAAAGCACAGAACAGAAGAATAGATGTAAGAGTGCTTAGCTTCTAA
- a CDS encoding CorA family divalent cation transporter gives MPIEIIYRNHHCEWIDVEAPTQEDLDFLHERYEINTLLLEDTIDPNHLPKFEQDNAVKFFLTRENTELERTSLNTISDISTKLGIFLFQNIIITVHRMKNRSIYEFKKEVLLPENKEITTDAIALKLALKVMKSFDDESQNLMETMDNVENEIFLKNTNNSNQIRRLYKLKRKSGLNARILNMSADWIDKFKTLQLNDAEVTDLKDKHKDVIADFEHLNAQVTNLISMFLAMSDQKANQVMKVLAIYSMYFFPITFIAGIYGMNFENMPELRQPSGYFFTLGLMAFIALLTFIYVRRKRW, from the coding sequence ATGCCAATTGAAATCATTTACCGGAACCACCACTGCGAGTGGATTGATGTGGAGGCTCCAACCCAGGAAGATCTCGATTTTCTCCACGAAAGATACGAAATCAATACCCTGCTGTTAGAAGACACCATTGATCCGAATCACCTGCCGAAATTTGAGCAGGACAATGCGGTGAAATTCTTCCTGACGCGAGAAAATACGGAACTGGAGCGCACGAGTCTGAACACCATAAGTGACATTTCAACAAAACTCGGCATCTTTCTGTTTCAGAATATCATCATCACGGTTCACCGTATGAAGAACAGGAGTATCTATGAATTTAAGAAAGAGGTTCTTCTCCCTGAAAATAAAGAAATAACCACCGATGCTATTGCGCTGAAACTTGCTTTGAAAGTGATGAAATCCTTTGATGATGAATCGCAGAACCTTATGGAAACGATGGATAATGTTGAGAACGAAATTTTCCTGAAAAACACCAACAACTCCAACCAAATACGCCGACTTTACAAATTAAAAAGAAAATCGGGCCTCAATGCGCGAATCCTGAATATGTCTGCAGACTGGATTGATAAATTTAAGACCCTGCAACTTAATGATGCCGAAGTGACAGATCTGAAGGACAAACATAAAGATGTTATCGCCGATTTTGAACACCTGAATGCACAGGTAACCAACCTGATTTCGATGTTTCTTGCCATGAGCGACCAGAAAGCAAATCAGGTAATGAAAGTTCTGGCGATCTATTCGATGTATTTCTTTCCGATCACCTTTATTGCCGGAATTTATGGAATGAATTTCGAGAATATGCCTGAGCTCAGACAACCTTCCGGCTATTTTTTCACGTTAGGATTAATGGCTTTTATTGCTCTTCTGACTTTTATTTATGTAAGAAGAAAACGGTGGTAA
- the radC gene encoding RadC family protein — protein MSIKFLAEDDRPREKFLLKGKNALSDAELLAIIMGSGNREDSAVELGRKILNSVANNWHNLSLLSLSDLMKFKGVGEAKGISIAAALEIGRRRAAQEVPEKIQIRESKDIYKVLQPYLSDLQTEEFWAIFLNQNNRILGKSRLSAGGINQSVVDVRILFKTGLEHLATAIAVAHNHPSGNLKPSQEDLRITKQIADAGKILNIQLLDHLIISQNAYFSFADENLL, from the coding sequence ATGTCCATAAAATTCCTTGCAGAAGACGACAGACCACGAGAAAAATTTTTACTCAAGGGTAAAAATGCGCTTTCTGATGCTGAGCTTTTGGCGATTATCATGGGCAGCGGAAACCGCGAAGATTCGGCAGTGGAACTCGGGAGAAAGATTCTGAATTCCGTAGCAAACAATTGGCATAATTTATCACTGCTTTCGCTTTCGGATTTAATGAAATTTAAAGGAGTGGGGGAAGCCAAGGGAATCTCAATAGCTGCAGCCCTGGAAATAGGCCGCAGGCGTGCTGCCCAGGAAGTCCCTGAAAAGATCCAGATCCGCGAAAGCAAGGACATTTATAAAGTGTTGCAGCCTTATCTTTCAGATCTTCAAACCGAAGAATTCTGGGCGATATTCTTAAATCAAAATAACCGGATTCTGGGTAAATCGAGATTATCTGCGGGAGGAATTAACCAGTCTGTTGTTGATGTGCGTATTCTGTTCAAGACAGGCCTGGAACATCTCGCCACGGCAATTGCGGTTGCCCACAACCATCCGTCCGGAAATCTGAAACCCAGCCAGGAGGATTTGCGAATCACCAAACAGATTGCAGATGCAGGAAAAATTCTGAACATCCAGTTGCTGGATCATTTAATTATTTCACAGAATGCTTATTTCAGTTTTGCCGACGAAAATTTATTATGA
- the ppdK gene encoding pyruvate, phosphate dikinase — translation MTTKAKAEHQVYSVDGAKANANGSSKNPLSEKYVYSFGGGKADGNESMKNLLGGKGANLAEMAGHPDLKLPVPPGFTVTTEVCTYFYDNNRTYPAHLEKQIKDALAEVETLMGKKFGDVKDPLLMSVRSGARRSMPGMMDTVLNIGLNDDTVKGLIQVTGDERFAYDAYRRLVMMYADVVIEKAGGMEPAKGKGIRKIMDERLGELKKERGVELDTEISAEDLKKLVKEFKALTKKHLKVEFPEDPWDQLMGGVGAVFASWNGKRAIEYRKIERIPDAWGTAVNVQAMVFGNMGDSSCTGVAFTRNPGNGDNHFYGEYLVNAQGEDVVAGIRTPAPINDSSKNDHSKDLTSLEKLMPKQYKELNEIQKRLEKHYKDMQDIEFTIEKGTLYMLQCRVGKRNGVAAVKMAADMYREKLIDADTAVMRVGPNQLIELLLPMIDPEEEKKNKPIAKGLPAGPGGATGRVIFSSEEAVEWGLKGEKVILVREETSPEDVDGMHKSQAILTTKGGMTSHAALVARGWGKCCIVGCNDIQIFEKEKYFLTHDGKKIHEGEWLTLNGTTGLAYEGVLELSNTDLNQNASYKVLMTLVDKAKKLGVRTNADTPKDAQQAAYFGAEGIGLFRTEHMFYGEGSEKPLFLLRKMIMSTTVKERKSALNELFKYVKKDIKATLEVMNGNPVTIRLLDPPLHEFVPHDKEKLQELSKELGVRMSVLNRRILALHENNPMLGHRGVRLGVSYPEITEMQVRAILESAGELQKEGKKAFPEIMIPVVMGRHELRHQKEIVDKVYDEVREDLNIKEIAFLYGTMIETPRAALKGDSLATVADFFSFGTNDLTQMSFGFSRDDIGGFLPKYLDLKLLPEDPFVSIDQSGVGELIKIGVEKGRSEKPKLKVGICGEHGGDPESVKFCHRLGLDYVSCSPFRVPIARLAAAQAAIEEK, via the coding sequence ATGACTACTAAAGCCAAAGCAGAACACCAGGTGTATTCCGTAGACGGAGCAAAAGCAAACGCAAACGGATCCAGTAAAAACCCTCTTTCAGAAAAGTACGTTTATTCGTTCGGAGGAGGAAAGGCAGACGGAAATGAATCGATGAAGAACCTTCTCGGCGGTAAGGGCGCTAACCTTGCTGAAATGGCCGGCCACCCCGACCTCAAACTTCCTGTTCCGCCTGGATTTACGGTAACTACAGAAGTATGTACGTATTTCTATGATAATAATAGAACGTATCCCGCTCATCTGGAAAAACAGATCAAAGATGCTCTGGCAGAGGTAGAAACATTAATGGGTAAGAAATTTGGTGATGTAAAAGATCCGCTGTTGATGTCTGTTCGTTCCGGCGCCAGAAGATCAATGCCCGGAATGATGGACACTGTGCTTAATATCGGACTGAATGATGACACCGTAAAAGGTTTGATTCAGGTAACTGGTGACGAGAGATTTGCTTATGATGCCTACAGAAGACTCGTAATGATGTATGCAGATGTCGTTATTGAAAAAGCAGGCGGAATGGAACCTGCCAAAGGAAAAGGCATCCGTAAAATTATGGATGAAAGATTAGGTGAACTTAAAAAGGAAAGGGGCGTAGAACTTGATACCGAAATTTCTGCAGAAGATCTGAAAAAACTGGTTAAGGAATTTAAAGCTTTAACTAAAAAACATTTAAAAGTCGAGTTCCCTGAAGATCCATGGGATCAACTCATGGGTGGCGTAGGTGCAGTATTCGCGTCCTGGAACGGTAAACGGGCCATCGAATACCGCAAAATCGAGAGAATTCCTGATGCGTGGGGAACTGCAGTGAATGTGCAGGCAATGGTTTTCGGAAATATGGGCGACAGCAGCTGTACAGGGGTGGCATTTACAAGAAATCCGGGCAACGGCGACAACCATTTCTATGGTGAATATTTGGTAAATGCACAGGGTGAAGACGTGGTAGCGGGAATCCGTACTCCTGCGCCGATTAACGATTCCTCCAAAAACGATCATTCCAAAGATCTTACAAGTTTAGAAAAGTTAATGCCTAAGCAGTATAAAGAGCTGAATGAAATCCAGAAACGTCTGGAAAAACATTACAAAGACATGCAGGATATAGAATTTACCATTGAGAAGGGTACATTGTATATGCTTCAGTGCCGCGTGGGAAAACGTAACGGTGTAGCTGCAGTAAAAATGGCGGCCGATATGTACAGAGAAAAACTCATCGATGCAGATACAGCCGTAATGCGCGTAGGTCCTAATCAGTTGATTGAACTTCTTTTACCGATGATCGATCCCGAAGAAGAAAAGAAAAACAAGCCGATTGCAAAAGGACTTCCAGCTGGTCCCGGCGGTGCCACAGGACGCGTAATCTTCTCTTCTGAAGAAGCAGTAGAATGGGGGCTGAAAGGCGAAAAAGTAATTCTCGTACGTGAAGAAACTTCTCCTGAGGATGTTGACGGGATGCACAAATCCCAGGCAATTCTTACTACAAAAGGAGGAATGACTTCCCATGCTGCTTTAGTGGCCAGAGGTTGGGGTAAATGCTGTATCGTAGGCTGTAATGATATCCAAATCTTCGAAAAGGAAAAATATTTCCTCACTCACGATGGTAAGAAAATTCATGAAGGCGAATGGCTTACCCTGAACGGAACCACAGGTCTTGCATACGAAGGTGTTTTGGAACTTTCAAATACCGATCTTAATCAGAATGCATCTTATAAAGTCCTGATGACCTTGGTGGATAAAGCTAAAAAATTAGGCGTAAGAACCAATGCTGATACCCCGAAGGATGCACAGCAGGCCGCATATTTTGGTGCCGAAGGAATCGGATTATTCCGTACCGAACACATGTTCTATGGCGAAGGAAGCGAAAAACCACTGTTCCTCCTCAGAAAAATGATTATGAGCACCACAGTGAAGGAAAGAAAATCTGCTTTGAATGAACTCTTTAAATATGTAAAAAAAGACATTAAAGCCACTTTGGAAGTAATGAACGGAAATCCGGTGACCATCCGTCTGCTCGATCCACCATTACACGAATTTGTTCCTCACGACAAAGAAAAATTACAGGAACTGAGCAAAGAACTGGGCGTAAGAATGAGCGTTCTGAACCGAAGAATTCTCGCTCTTCACGAAAATAACCCAATGCTGGGCCACCGCGGTGTACGTTTGGGAGTTTCCTATCCTGAAATTACAGAAATGCAGGTAAGAGCAATCTTAGAATCGGCAGGTGAACTGCAGAAAGAAGGTAAAAAAGCCTTCCCTGAGATTATGATTCCTGTAGTAATGGGCCGTCACGAATTGCGTCACCAAAAAGAAATCGTAGATAAAGTTTATGATGAAGTTCGGGAAGATCTGAATATAAAAGAAATCGCTTTCCTTTATGGAACGATGATCGAAACTCCGCGTGCAGCACTGAAAGGGGATTCCCTTGCTACTGTAGCAGATTTCTTCAGCTTCGGAACCAATGACCTTACCCAAATGTCTTTCGGATTCTCCAGAGATGATATCGGTGGATTCTTACCTAAATATCTTGATTTGAAACTGCTTCCTGAAGATCCATTCGTTTCCATTGACCAGAGTGGTGTTGGGGAACTTATTAAAATTGGGGTAGAAAAAGGAAGATCCGAAAAACCTAAACTGAAAGTCGGAATTTGCGGTGAGCATGGCGGTGACCCGGAATCCGTGAAATTCTGCCACCGGCTTGGTCTGGATTATGTAAGCTGCTCACCTTTCCGCGTACCGATTGCGAGATTGGCAGCCGCGCAGGCAGCAATTGAAGAGAAATAA
- a CDS encoding ABC transporter ATP-binding protein: MIKASNIHKSYGNLEVLKGVDVHILEGEVVSIVGESGAGKSTLLQILGTLDTPTNPKSFNTQIALAGKSFIEMSDRQLSKFRNENIGFVFQFHQLLPEFTALENVLLPTRISGKNEKESLDKAYSLFEDLNIAHRLHHKPNEMSGGEAQRTAVARALINSPKIIFADEPTGNLDSKNADDLHQLFFDLRDKYNQTFVIVTHNTHLADTTDRKLVMKDGQIIY; the protein is encoded by the coding sequence ATGATAAAAGCAAGCAATATTCATAAATCATACGGTAATCTGGAAGTTCTGAAAGGCGTTGATGTACATATTCTCGAAGGTGAAGTAGTGTCAATTGTCGGGGAATCCGGCGCCGGAAAATCTACACTCTTGCAGATTTTGGGCACTTTGGATACACCGACTAATCCTAAAAGCTTCAACACCCAGATTGCTTTAGCGGGGAAATCGTTTATCGAAATGAGTGACAGGCAGCTTTCAAAATTCCGGAACGAGAATATTGGTTTTGTTTTTCAGTTTCACCAGCTTTTGCCAGAGTTTACAGCGCTTGAAAACGTGCTGCTTCCAACCCGGATTTCAGGAAAAAACGAAAAAGAATCCCTTGATAAAGCTTATTCACTTTTCGAAGACCTGAATATTGCTCACCGGCTCCATCACAAACCTAACGAAATGTCGGGTGGTGAAGCGCAAAGAACCGCGGTAGCAAGAGCACTCATCAATTCACCGAAGATTATTTTTGCTGATGAACCTACGGGAAATTTGGATTCGAAAAATGCTGATGATCTGCATCAACTATTTTTCGATCTTCGCGATAAGTACAACCAGACTTTTGTTATTGTAACCCACAATACGCATCTGGCCGACACAACAGACAGAAAACTGGTGATGAAAGACGGGCAGATTATCTACTGA